The Actinomycetota bacterium DNA window CCGACTACGAGATGCAGCTCGTGGACGCCGACTGGCTGAAGGGTGCGGTCAAGCCAAAGCGGTTCATCGACTTCATCCCGGAGCAGTGCATCTTGTGCGAGGGCTGTGTCGACATCTGCCCCTGGTACTGCATCTTCATGGTGGATCCCACCGCCGTCGAGGAGTCCGGCAACGTCGCACTGGCCCGCCACATGGGGCCAACCGACATCCTCTTCTTGATCGACGACAACGCCTGTACGAGATGCAACCTCTGCGTCGAACGCTGCCCCACCGGCGCTCTCGTCCAGAGCGAGGTGCAGGGCGGCAAGAAGAAGACCGGTGCGCGGGCCATGGGGAAGGTCGCGGGGTCCCAGAAGGCTTCGTAACAACTAGCTAGAGAGGCAGGGAGTTGGC harbors:
- a CDS encoding 4Fe-4S dicluster domain-containing protein; the protein is MPKPPEPKKMEIIEKPVFRADYEMQLVDADWLKGAVKPKRFIDFIPEQCILCEGCVDICPWYCIFMVDPTAVEESGNVALARHMGPTDILFLIDDNACTRCNLCVERCPTGALVQSEVQGGKKKTGARAMGKVAGSQKAS